From Microbacterium sp. LWH7-1.2:
GCGTTGCGCAGCCGCCGCGCGCGTGCGTCCGGCTCGTCGTCGGAGCCCGGTGCGTCCCAGGCGACGAACCGGCGGCGGCCGCCGGGCAGCGGGAAGGACTCCAGCACGCCGTCGGGATCGAGGTGGATCACCGCGAGTTCGTCGTCGGAGGCGGTGGCGGCATCCGTCATCAGATATCGGTCGCGATAGTCGCGCGCCGGCACGGCGCCGGAGCGATAGACGAGGTCGCGTGCTGCGCCGCCGCCCGCGACGACGACGATGCGGCTCTCGGACTCGATCGGACGGCCGAGCAGACCCGCCCGCACCACGACCGAATCCCGGCGCGGGATGACCGCGAGCACGTAGGCGCCGCGCAGCGGCGGCGGCGCTGCGGCGCCGAGCACGGACTCGGTGGTCGTCTGCGGAAGCGTCGCCACGAACGGGAAGCGGGCCGACAGCACGTCGAAGTGCACGGTTCCGAGCACACGGCCTCGCGACCGGGCTTCGCCCCGTCGCACGCGCACCGCCCCGGCGAGCAGACGGTCCGTGAGGCCAGATGGTTCGAGAGCGGCCAGGACGGGGGAGTGGATGCCGATGGCCCTGGTGCCGTCGCCGACAGCGGGTCGCCGCTCCAGGAGCTCGACGTCGACTCCGTGGCGGGCGAGCTCGCCGGCGAGCAGCATCCCGACCGGCCCGGCGCCGACGACGGTGACGTCACGCACGACCGCGCCCCACGGCGAGGATGCGGAAGGGCACCGGCGTCTGCACCGTCCACGCGCCTGGGCGACCGGCCTCGAGCGCTGCCGCGAGCTCGGAGCGGGTGTAGCTGCGGCGGATCGATCGGAGGCCGTCGGTGCGCAGGAACGTGCCGCGCTGAAAGGGCGTGATGCCCACGGCGTAGAGCCCGTAGGCCAGCCGCGAACGCGCGATGTCGCTGTGCAGCACGATGCCGCGGGAGAGGGCGCGCGACTCGTCGGCGAACGCGGGAAGCTCGTCGCCGAGGTGGTGGAGCACGTGGTTCGACAGCACTGCGTCGTACGTGCGTCCTTCGCGGACGAGGGTGGCGGCATCCGCCTCCCGGAAGCTCGCCCCGCCGATCGGCGGGCGCGCCAGGGCGACCTCGAGGGCCCGCGGGTCGGGGTCGATGCCGGTCCACGTCACCTCGAGCCCGTCGCGCCGGGCGGCCGCGGCGAGGCGGGCGACGAGGTCTCCGCCTCCGGCCCCGATGTCGAGGACGTGCGCCGGTCGTCCGAGCGAGGTCAGGTGCGGGCGCAGCCGCGTGCGGTACACGACGCCCCAGCCCGATACGAGGCGGTTGACCGTGCCGAACCGCCGCAGCGTGGCACGGAGCGCGTCCGGATCGCAGTCCGGATCGTCCATGAGCTCGGCGAGCCGGTCGTCGCGGACGGCGAGGCTCATGCCGGCACCGCCGCCCTCACGCGGAGGCCGCCAGGGCGAGGTCGACGTCGTCGGCGTTCGCGACCGCCGGGCGGCGACGGGTCATGAGCGCCGACTCGACGGTGAGCCCCGGACCGAAGGCGAGGCCGGCGACGCGCGCGCCGTCGCGGACGTCGTCGTCGCGCAGCAGCGACGCGAGGATGAAGAGGATCGTCGCGCTCGACATGTTCCCGAAGTCGCGCAGCACCGCGCGCGATGCCGCGAGGGCGTCGGGCGGGAGGTCGAGACCGGCCTCGACGCGGTCGAGCACGCTGCGCCCGCCGGGATGCACCGCCCAGACCTCGGGGGCGGCGTCGTCGCCCAGGAAGCGGCCGACCGCGCCCTGGATCTCCCGGCCGATGATGCGCGGCACCTCGGCCGAGAGGATCATCTCGAACCCGTTGTCGCCGATCGTCCAGACCATGTCGGTCTCGCCCTCGTCGGTGAGGGCGGTGCCGAACCTGTCGAGGTCGAGTCCGCCGGGGCGCCCGGCGGACGGATCGGCGGTGACGATCGCGGCCGCGGCGCCGTCGGCGAAGACGGATGCTGCGACGATCTGCTGCGGATCGTTGGAGGAACGCAGGTGCAGTGTGCAGAGTTCGGTGCACACGACGAGCACGACGGCGTCCGGTCTCGACGCAGCGAGTGCCGCGGCGACGCGCAGCGCGGGCAGCGCCGCGGCGCACCCGATGAAGCCGAGGTGGCACCGCTCGACGGTCGGGCGCAGCCCGAGATCGCGCACGAGGCGGTAATCCGGACCCGGTGCGAACAGCCCCGTGCAGGAGACGGTCACCACGTGGGTCACCGCGGAGGGATCGATTCCCCCGTCGGTCAGTGCGGCGCGCGCGGCGGCGGCGGTGAGTTCGGGTGCCGCCGCGATGTAGCGCTCGTTGCGCGGCCCGGTCGTGGGGGAGAGCAGCCGCCCCTCGGCGTCGACGAAGGCGGCGGTGGAGGGTGCCGAGGGCGGCCCGGCCGCGAACTCCGTCAGCACCGTGTGTCGCTGTGCGATCGCCGACCCGTCGAACACCGCGTGGATCTGTCGCCGGGCGAGACGGTCAGCCCCCTCCTGCGCCGCGAAGATGTCGCGCGCGACCTCCTGCGCGATGCGCGTGGGCGGAACAGCTGTGCCGATCGAGACGATGCGGGCCGTCATGGAGCAACCTAAGCATGCTCGCACCCCGAAGAGCACGACCTTGCCGGAATCCGAGGTGTCGGGTATCGCGGGGCGACCGGGGACGGATGCTTCGACCCGCACCCTGCGCGGCGGGCCGAAGCATCCTGGTCCTCAGCCCGTCGCCTCCGCGTCGGCGTGCTCGGCGTGCGCGTCGGGGAGCTCCCGCATGCGCCAGAAGGGTCCGATGACCACGAACAGGCACGCCAGGAGCTCGCCGGTCGCGGCGATCCACAGGGTCGGAACGGTGCCGATCCACGTTCCGAGGGCGCCCGCCAGGAGTGCCCCGATCGGCATGACCCCCCACACCACGAAGCGGATCGATGCGTTCATCCGACCGAGGAGGCGCGGCGGCGTGATGCGCTGACGGAAGGTCACCTGCGTGATGTTGTACAGCAGGATCGTGAAGCTCATGATGAATCCCTGAATCACCAGCAGCGGAAAGGCCAGCGCCGGCACGAGGGAGATCGCGGGGAGGAAGAACGGCGCGACGCTGAAGGCGATCGCGCTGATCGGGATGGCCCGGGCCTCGCCGACCAGCGCGATGATCCGCGGTGTCACCATGGCGCCGACGAGGCCGCCGACGGCCGACAACGAGAACACGATGCCGAACATCTGCGGGCTCAGGCCCAACTCGCGCAGCACGAAGATCGGCACGAGCGTCTGCGCGATGGTCCCGAAGAAGTTCGCCGTGCCCGTCGTGCCGACGATGCGGCGCAGCAGCGGGTTGCCGAACACCCAGCGCAGGCCCTCGCCGATCTCGTGGACGAGCGGCTTGCGATCCTCGGCCGGGCGCGGCTTCTCGTGGTCGCGTGTGAAGAGCAGGGCGATGAACGAGGCGACATAGGTGCCGACCGTGGCGAAGATCGCGAACGGCGCCGTGAGCACGCCGATGAGCCAGCCGCCGACGCCGGGGCCGGCGATGTTGGCGAGCTCGTAGGTCGACTGCAGCTTGCCGTTCGCCTCGCCGATCTGATCGGTGCGCACGAGCGACGGGATGATGCTCTGATACGACACGTCGAAGAACACGGTCGCGACGCCCATGATGAGGGCGACGACGATCATGTGCCAGATCTCGAGCACGCCGAGCAGTGCGAGCACGGGGAGCGTCGCGAGCGCCACCGCCCGCACCGCATCCGCCCAGATCATCACGCGGCGCTTGCGCATACGGTCGATCCACGCTCCGGCGGGAAGGCCCACCACGAGGAAGGCCGCGACCTGCGCCGCGTTGAGGAGCCCGACCTCCCATTCCGTCGCGTCGAGCATCAGCACCGCGAGCACCGGGATGGCGAGCTCGGTGATCTGCGCGCCGAACTGGCTGAGCGCTTGACCGCTCCACAACGTCAGGAAGTTCCGATCCCGCCAGAGCGAGCCCCTCGGCGCCGGCGCGGGGCGTGCGGGGTCGACGGCATCCCGATCCGCCAGGACCGCCTCGTCGGCGCTCGCGCGCGAGGTCGGGACGGATGCCTCGGCCCGCGCTTCCGCAAGCACGGCGTCGTCGAGGTCCTCGGTCGCCCTAGGCTCGTCTGATTGAGACATGTCAATCAGTGTGCGCCACTGATTGAGGTCTGTCAATCAGTCGAGTACGCTGGCCCCGTGGCGGCCGAATCCGAAGAGCGGATCGAACTTCGCCGGGGGGATCCCGGGGCGGAGGCGCGGATGCGCGCCCTCAGTTCGCCGCTTCGTCTGCGGGTGCTGCGGCTGTGCGCGTTCGAGTCCCGCACGAACAAGGAGCTCGCTCAGCTTCTCGGCGTGAATCCGGGCACGATGCTGCACCACGTCCGCACCCTCGTGCAGACCGGGTATCTCGCCGCCGAGCCGGAGCGCACCGGATCCCAGGGCGCGCGCGAGGTGCCGTACCGCGCCACCGGTCTCTCGTGGCGAACCTCGATGCCCGGCGGCTCGCCCGTGCTGATCGAGACGTTCCTGCAGCAGATCGAGGGCGTCGACCCCGAAGACCTCGACGCGACGTGGCTCGGCCTCAAGCTCACCCCCGAGCACAAGCTCGAGTTCCAGCAGCGCCTCTACGAGCTGGTCAACGAGTTCAAGGAGCGCGGTCCCGACCCGGGCGGCGAGACGTACTCGTTCTTCAGCACGCTCCACCCCGACGAGAACCCGCCCGCCCCCGCCTGACGTCCGTTCTTGCGATTCGCAGAAGGGCGCGCGAACTTCTCCGGATGACGGATGCCGCGGCCCGCAGCATCCGTCATAGCGTGAGGCCATGACGACCGCGACGGCCGACCTCTACGACGAACGCGGCGACGAGCTCGACTCGCTCGCGCTGCAGCTGCACGACTTCGGCGGGCGCGTCGCGTTCGATGGACCGATCCGCACGGTCCGGTGCCACCGCGACAACGCGCTCGTGAAGGCGCTGCTCGCGACCCCCGGCGACGGCGCCGTGCTCGTGATCGACGGCGGTGGATCGCTCGAGTCGGCGCTGGTGGGCGACCTCATCGCGGCGTCCGCGGTCGAGAACGGGTGGGCCGGGCTCATCGTGCACGGAGCGATCCGGGATCGGGTCGCGATCGGCGGCCTCGACCTCGGCGTCAAGGCGCTCGGCTCGAACCCGCGCAAGAGCGCCAAGGCGGGCGTGGGGGAGGTCGACGAGCCGGTGGTCATCGCCGGCGTCGTATTCGTCCCCGGCAGGCACGTGTGGGCCGACGCCGACGGAGTGCTCGTCGAGCGGTGACGGATGCTGCGCCCGGAGGTGGTGCGCGCGGCGCGGCGCACTCGTAGGGTGGAGGCCTGATGTCCTCCACCGACGCGACGCCCGCCCGCCACCTCGCCCGGGCGCTCGAGATCGCGACCGAGAACGTCCGCAACGCGGGCGGTCCGTTCGGTGCCGTCGTGGTCTCGGCGGACGGGCAGGTCTTCGAGGGCGTCAATCGCGTCACCGCCGATCTCGACCCGTCCGCGCACGCCGAGGTCGTCGCCATCCGGCGGGCGTGTCAGGGACTGGGCACCTTCGACCTCACCGGCGCCACGCTCTACACGAGCTGCGAGCCGTGCCCGATGTGCCTCGGCACCGCGCTCTGGGCCCGCATCGAACGCGTCTACTTCGCCGCGAACCGCGACGATGCGGCCGCCGCCGGATTCGACGACGCCGTCTTCTACCGCTACTTCGACGGCCACCCCGAGCACCGCGACATCATGCCGGTGGAGTCCATCGAGCTCGTGCCCGAGGACCGCATCGCGCCGTTCACCGAGTGGGGCCAGACCTCGACCCGCATCGAGTACTGACCCCCCGGACTTTCTCCCGCGAGGCCCTTCCCAGGCGACTCGACGAGCTGCCCGGCGCGCGGGGAGCGGGCGGGGGGAGCGGGAGGGGACTCAGGGGGTGGCGACGGGCGCTGCTTCCTCGATGAGCTGCAGCAGCCGGGCAGACACGCTGACCGCGATGGTCGCGGGCTGCTTGCCGGGGATCTCGGCCAGCCCGATGGGCGTCGTGACGCGGGCCAGCGCGGCGTCGTCGTGGCCTGCGTCGTTCAGACGCGCCCGGAAGCGCGCCCACTTCGAACGCGAGCCGATGAGACCGATCGAGGCGACGCCGTCCGTGCGCAGGGCCTGGTCGACGATCGCGAGGTCCTCCGCGTGGTCGTGGGTCATGACGAGCACGTGCGTGCCCGCCGGCACCGAGCCCAGCACGGCCTCGGGCACGGGGGCGTGGTGCACGTGCACCCGCGCGACCGCGTCGGCGAGCGGTCCCGGCACGCCGCCGATCCCCAGCCGCGTCGGCGCGAGCATCGCCTCTCGGGAGTCGACGAGATGCAAGTCGAGGTGCTGGCGCGCGAGGATCCGCGCGACCTCGAGCCCCACATGCCCCATCCCGAACACCGCGACCGACGGCACCACCCGCACCGGCTCCAGCATGAGCGTGACCTCTCCTCCGCAGCACTGCACACCGTACTCCGTGGTCTCCTTGTCGCTCAGGGTGAGCGTGAGCAGCTCCGGCTCGGCGGTCCCGGAGACGAGCATCGCCCGCGCGTGCGCGACGGCGGTCGCCTCGAGGTTGCCGCCGCCGATCGTCTCGAAGACCTCGCCCGGCGAGACGACCATCTTCGCGCCGCCGTTGCGCGGGGCGTGGCCGCGCACCATCGCGAGCGTCACGATCACCGCGGGCATGCGGGCGTCGCGCAGCCTTCGCACCGCGTCGAGCCAGTCCATGGGCGGGCCTCAGCGGCCCGCCGTGAGCAGGTCGGGCTCCGCAGACCCCGAGTCACCGGCTCTGGCCGGTGCCGCAGCATCCGTGCCGTCAGGAGAGACGGATGCTGCGCCCGCGACTCGCGAGCCGCGCGCGGCCTCGACCGCCCAGAACACCGCCTCCGGGGTCGCGGGCGAGGCGAGCTCGACGCTGCGCCCGGCGGGACCGAACGCGCCCACCGCCTGCCGCAGCGCCTCGCGCACGCTGAACGCGAGCAGCAGGGGCGGCTCGCCCACAGCCTTGGACCCGTACACGGCGCCGTCCTCGCGGGCGTCCTCGAACAGCGCGACGTGGAACTCCTCGGGCATCTCGGAGAAGCTCGGCAGCTTGTAGGTGCTCGCCGACGGCGTCTGCAGGCGCCCGCGGGTCGCCCCCTCGCCGGTGTCCCAGCGCAGCTCCTCGAGCGTCAGCCATCCGGTGCCCTGCACGAAGCCGCCCTCGATCTGGCCGATGTCGAGCAGCGGCGACAGCGAGTCGCCGACGTCGTGGACGATGTCGACGCGGCGGAGGCGGTACGCGCCCGTGAAGCCGTCCACCTCGACCTCGGCGGCCGCCGAGCCGTAGGCGAAGTACTTGAAGGGCGACCCCTGCTGGCGGTCCGCATCCCAGTGCAGACCCTCGGTGCGGTAGTACCCGGCGGCGAACAGCTGCACG
This genomic window contains:
- a CDS encoding NAD(P)/FAD-dependent oxidoreductase; the encoded protein is MRDVTVVGAGPVGMLLAGELARHGVDVELLERRPAVGDGTRAIGIHSPVLAALEPSGLTDRLLAGAVRVRRGEARSRGRVLGTVHFDVLSARFPFVATLPQTTTESVLGAAAPPPLRGAYVLAVIPRRDSVVVRAGLLGRPIESESRIVVVAGGGAARDLVYRSGAVPARDYRDRYLMTDAATASDDELAVIHLDPDGVLESFPLPGGRRRFVAWDAPGSDDEPDARARRLRNALARRGEEAAAEAVSTATSFGVRRIVAPRLRNGRVLAIGDTAHEVSPIGGQGMNLGLLDAVTLAPLLASWVRTGTAPDLGLLRWEARRVQSARRAAALASVNTSLGRPSGRGDVLRRTAVRGMLTGPSARLFARAYSMGFDVDA
- a CDS encoding methyltransferase domain-containing protein, with product MSLAVRDDRLAELMDDPDCDPDALRATLRRFGTVNRLVSGWGVVYRTRLRPHLTSLGRPAHVLDIGAGGGDLVARLAAAARRDGLEVTWTGIDPDPRALEVALARPPIGGASFREADAATLVREGRTYDAVLSNHVLHHLGDELPAFADESRALSRGIVLHSDIARSRLAYGLYAVGITPFQRGTFLRTDGLRSIRRSYTRSELAAALEAGRPGAWTVQTPVPFRILAVGRGRA
- a CDS encoding type III polyketide synthase; translation: MTARIVSIGTAVPPTRIAQEVARDIFAAQEGADRLARRQIHAVFDGSAIAQRHTVLTEFAAGPPSAPSTAAFVDAEGRLLSPTTGPRNERYIAAAPELTAAAARAALTDGGIDPSAVTHVVTVSCTGLFAPGPDYRLVRDLGLRPTVERCHLGFIGCAAALPALRVAAALAASRPDAVVLVVCTELCTLHLRSSNDPQQIVAASVFADGAAAAIVTADPSAGRPGGLDLDRFGTALTDEGETDMVWTIGDNGFEMILSAEVPRIIGREIQGAVGRFLGDDAAPEVWAVHPGGRSVLDRVEAGLDLPPDALAASRAVLRDFGNMSSATILFILASLLRDDDVRDGARVAGLAFGPGLTVESALMTRRRPAVANADDVDLALAASA
- a CDS encoding MFS transporter — encoded protein: MSQSDEPRATEDLDDAVLAEARAEASVPTSRASADEAVLADRDAVDPARPAPAPRGSLWRDRNFLTLWSGQALSQFGAQITELAIPVLAVLMLDATEWEVGLLNAAQVAAFLVVGLPAGAWIDRMRKRRVMIWADAVRAVALATLPVLALLGVLEIWHMIVVALIMGVATVFFDVSYQSIIPSLVRTDQIGEANGKLQSTYELANIAGPGVGGWLIGVLTAPFAIFATVGTYVASFIALLFTRDHEKPRPAEDRKPLVHEIGEGLRWVFGNPLLRRIVGTTGTANFFGTIAQTLVPIFVLRELGLSPQMFGIVFSLSAVGGLVGAMVTPRIIALVGEARAIPISAIAFSVAPFFLPAISLVPALAFPLLVIQGFIMSFTILLYNITQVTFRQRITPPRLLGRMNASIRFVVWGVMPIGALLAGALGTWIGTVPTLWIAATGELLACLFVVIGPFWRMRELPDAHAEHADAEATG
- a CDS encoding winged helix-turn-helix domain-containing protein, translated to MAAESEERIELRRGDPGAEARMRALSSPLRLRVLRLCAFESRTNKELAQLLGVNPGTMLHHVRTLVQTGYLAAEPERTGSQGAREVPYRATGLSWRTSMPGGSPVLIETFLQQIEGVDPEDLDATWLGLKLTPEHKLEFQQRLYELVNEFKERGPDPGGETYSFFSTLHPDENPPAPA
- the rraA gene encoding ribonuclease E activity regulator RraA, which gives rise to MTTATADLYDERGDELDSLALQLHDFGGRVAFDGPIRTVRCHRDNALVKALLATPGDGAVLVIDGGGSLESALVGDLIAASAVENGWAGLIVHGAIRDRVAIGGLDLGVKALGSNPRKSAKAGVGEVDEPVVIAGVVFVPGRHVWADADGVLVER
- a CDS encoding nucleoside deaminase, translated to MSSTDATPARHLARALEIATENVRNAGGPFGAVVVSADGQVFEGVNRVTADLDPSAHAEVVAIRRACQGLGTFDLTGATLYTSCEPCPMCLGTALWARIERVYFAANRDDAAAAGFDDAVFYRYFDGHPEHRDIMPVESIELVPEDRIAPFTEWGQTSTRIEY
- the xdhC gene encoding xanthine dehydrogenase accessory protein XdhC, producing MDWLDAVRRLRDARMPAVIVTLAMVRGHAPRNGGAKMVVSPGEVFETIGGGNLEATAVAHARAMLVSGTAEPELLTLTLSDKETTEYGVQCCGGEVTLMLEPVRVVPSVAVFGMGHVGLEVARILARQHLDLHLVDSREAMLAPTRLGIGGVPGPLADAVARVHVHHAPVPEAVLGSVPAGTHVLVMTHDHAEDLAIVDQALRTDGVASIGLIGSRSKWARFRARLNDAGHDDAALARVTTPIGLAEIPGKQPATIAVSVSARLLQLIEEAAPVATP